Genomic segment of Salvia splendens isolate huo1 chromosome 12, SspV2, whole genome shotgun sequence:
GAGGAGAGGAAGAGATGAGAATGGGAGAGTGAGCTTGGGGTTTCGGATCTGTAAATGGTAGAAGAATGGCGTGAGatgggagagagagagtgtgaaaTACGGTGATATATTTAATTCCTTCCTTTTGGGGTTTAAATGAGTGAATCATTTGAATTGTTTTGCAATGTGTTGGATAGGGAGTATTAAGTATATTtgttgttttgatatttttttggaCTTAGTTGTATGGCTAGTTAATTAGTAATGTTTGGTCCATTATTTTGGTTGCAAGTTTGGACCTAATGGAATCAATTAGTGGATGGGGATTCAGGTACTGGGCGGGCTGCTCTAATTTACTAAAAGAATTGTAGTTTTGGTGTGTTGAGAATTTAAATAATAGGATTATTCTGGTTTAGTGACGATCGAGGGAATAAATAACGTGGGACTTTTGTGTTTAATTGATGATTCAGATTTGTCGATGAAAGAGCGAAGAATAATTTGAGCACAcacataggatgcatgcattgtctttaaattaatttattctgCAAAGTCTAATTTTTGCATATCATGTTATTTCGAAAAGGGTGAAACGTTTGCACATCGTTTATGGTTGGAGAAGAAAGTTGATTGAGgagttaagcaattgaggtggactttctttttaaataaggacaatgtcctaaaaatactttttatgtgAAAGGAGGTGGAAAATGTTTGGCTTGCCATGttttgtgtttgaatgaatgaacctatctgaagtggctatgccatgtatgtttaatcgaatcCGGGTACcagtagggctgcaaaccctactcggactagtgtacaccccaTAGACCGTGTGCTATCTCTttggagttggccggtctagtgacttggttcgtggccacgttccttgtcatgtatgttcagatatggtgatgGTGGATGTGGATGAAAAATGGTTGCGCAACCGAATTTTATGGTAAATGTTTTTTAGCGTACTTGGgttcttttaaattaaaaccCCCAAGATCACTCGTTATGGCTTGACAAACTGTATTTTGGCATGTTCAGACCTTGCatattgttttcttaatgtgcagattgagcggcgATGGACGTTGAGCAGAGTCGTTGGAAAAGTAGGTCATGTGTAGTTGTCGGGTTTGTCGGGTCTTCATACTCGGCATTATCCCATGTCTTGACGCTTCCGCTAGTTTCTATGTCTTTTTCGTTGGATTGTTTATCTCTGGATCGTAATCTTTGAAGTTAGTTTGTTGAGActgtttttgttgttttaaaTCTTTAGTTAATCTTTTGCTTGGTCACATATATTCTATTCttccccttttcttccccgcttttttaaccctcccctagtcgcgatcaaccgtgttttctatccttagaaaatgcgggcgtgacaaagtggtatcagagcaacgttctttccgctctggacccaagagtcttcttTTTGTCTTGATCTAGATTCGTGTCCCtagatcaaaataaataaataaataaaaattttaaagtgTCAATGGCTCAACATCCCACcgtcgcactcaacctgaaaagAGGTAACAAGATTTTGAAAGAGGAAGTGGAGGAAGTGttgtataaaaaaaacaaattattttgtaTGATGTGAAAAGAACgggttatgagttttgaaagctTTGCATAGTGTTTGACGTGTAgaaaaagtatatatatatttggaaaGGTTTTGAGGTAAATGTTTTGCAATggtaatgactagttgttcatagtggaatttgattgacggaaatatttatgttattgaaaaaaaaattgttgatgGGGTTTGAAAAATTTTCAATGAAAGCATGTTAGttcttttcttttgggaaaTTGAGATATTGAAGTGAATGAGAAGTATGCCGTTGTTATGATTTGAGATGTCTAGTGATATATATTTATGCAAGTTTAAATATGCGAGATATGAATGGCGTTTTAAGTGATAGTTTATAGACATTGAGGTATGAGATAAATTATAATGTTGTTTATGGAAGTTGAAGTAAGAGGGAATGAATTGTGTTGGAATATAGAAGGCCTATGGAGTTCGGATGACATTTAGGTAATGATTGATAGACGTTGCGGTATGAGACCATGAGTTATGTCTGCGGATACAGAGTGCCTAAAAATAGACGTTGCGGTATGAGACCATGAGTTATGTCATGGATACAGAGTGCTTAAAAAGTAGACTAGGCTGAACGCGCTTGAACTTTTTTGTAAGTTGATGattgcaatatcactttcccgTGTGATGGACAAACGAAAATATGTGGTTCGAACTCGATCCTGGTTGTTTAGTTACAATTTCCCCATTGTTTTTCCTGAACAATAAGAATAAGAAGGATACGAAAAGAcgttgtatatatataaaaaataattatgaagaGAAGAGGTGCAAAATGAAAAGAAGTTTCAAACCACTTGTTGCAAGTTAGTGTTGAGACCCAAACAAAAGTTGAGCTGCAATTGTAATTCTTGTTTCCTTGTGTGATTCTGGAACTCTTCCAATTTAAAGACATTTTTAGCAGTGTTGTTATAATTTGAAATCGGTCCATAtacaagttaagactgtttgattaaaAAGCCCGGCCCAGCCCAGCCCACCTCAGACATGTGTCTGGGCCGGGCTGGGCCTCAATATAGGCGGGCCACGGCCGGCCCGGCCCACTTGACATCTTTATTCACAaaccaaaatttcaaatttggtttAGTTTAAACTTTTGGAAATTTTGAGTTTTTTTATTTAGatcggaaaaaaaaatctaaaactaaaaacaaaatccAAAAATCGGATGCTTGAAATGTGTAAAATGTGTGCAACGTGTGAAAGTGTGTGAAATTTATATAGTGTATGAAATGTATCTATTgcgggaaatgtgtgaaatttgtgtagtgtgtaaaatgtttgttttgtatgtgaagtgtgtgtagtgtgtgaaatgtttgttttgtgtgtgaaatgtgtgtagtgtgtgaaatatgtgtagtgcgcgaaatgtgtgaaattggtctagtgtgtatagtgtgtaatttgtgtagtttgtgtcgtgtgtgaaatatgtgaaatttgtgtagtgtgtgtagtgtgtgcggagtgtgtgaagtgtgtgtattatgtgtgtatagtatgtgtattttgtgtgaagtgtgtttGAGTGCGTCTTTTGTGAATAGTGTGTTTACAGTGTGTGTGAACAAATTAtccaaattcaatttcatatcaattactTCACTTTACCAAATAtaagatttggaattgaattagaattcaatttcttccaattcaattccatcGAATTacaattccaattcaattccatcGAATTacaattccaattcaattccaattccgtgtACCAAACGGAGTCTTATCGTTTTCGAAGACATATCGAAGAACTGTGCTTGccaacattttaaaaataattaaaataagagGGCTCTACTAAGTAAATGGATCGTGGGTAGAGCTCGGATCGGGCCGAGATTTTTCAGTTGGGCCTGTTGGTTAGGGATTCAAGATCTTCAAATATTAGTATTCCCTTTgccccggctaagatgacatatttattagtcggcacgggattttagaaGTTGTTGGTTATTGTGgttaattagagagagaaaaagtgttTGGAAGTataatggagagagaaagagagtcgaatatttaattggaaagagaaaaaaatagttggTTGTATTaaaaggagagagaaagttatcaaaaatagaaatatgtcatcttggttgggacaaaataaaaaggaaagtgtgtcatcttaagtgggacggagggagttttGAATGGAAgattatgttttgaattttcaattcaaaataatttaaaaaattgaatataagATCGACCGAGGCTAACATGAAATTCAGTTGTTGGCAGGATTAGCGTGGCGTATATATTATATGTTTCTTATATTTGATTTTAACAGTCATTACAAAGTGGTcagtataaatatataaaatagtcctaattaaaatattaaatgtttcttatatttgtttttaaCAGTCATTACAAAGTGGTcagtataaatatataaaatagtcgtagtaaatatattaaattcGTTTAAAAAGTGTGATATAGGATTACATAATGAGGATTGAGGATCAACATTCATGTTATTAGTGACTAGAGAGAGATCAAATTTATCAAGAAATGGGGATTGAAATAAGGGTAATCTCGATGGAACCCCAAAATCTCTAGAATAATATCACCTCTCATTTGTTGATAAATTAGCTCCCCCTGTTTTCCCATAGCTCGTCAGCTTTTACTTATCAAACCCCAAAATTCCAAACTCCCTAAAATCAAACCAGCTCAAAAAATCCTTGTCGGAAACACTCTCCACATGCTACCCCCTCGCCGGCCGCCTCGTCGGCAACTCCTACGTCGACTGCAACGACGCTGGCATCCCCTTCGCCGAGGCCAACCTCTCTCAAATCGTCACCAATCCGGACCCCAAAAACATCTCCAAATTCGCCATCCCTCAAAAAGCCCTAGGTTTATGCATGGCGGTACAAGTCACCTATTTCCGGTGCGGCGGCGTTGCCGTTGGAATCATGTTGCAGCACAAAATCGGCGACGCGCTATCAATCTTCATGTTCGCCAACGCCTGGTCCGCTGCCGCCAGAGGCGGTGGCGCGCCGCCGCTGGTGTTCGACGCGGCCTCCTATTTCCCACCACGTGAAATCCCCGGCTACAACCCTACCTCGGGAATATTGAAAGAAGAAATCGAGACTAGAATCTTCAAATTTCCGGCTTTGAAAATCGCCGTTCTCCAGGAAAGGTACTGAAATTCATATTATTTCGTCCTAAAATCAATGGGTGATAGGAACAGTGGTAATTAGATTTatactactccttccgtctccGTCTCATTCAAAATGGTCATCTTTCCTTTTATGTTTGTCTCAATCAAGAGGaccattttctaattttgaaagtaacctcttctctcatctctcctcattaaaatattcaactatcttttttctctctactttattccacctaacaacactttctaaaatctcgtgccactcaagaatgtggccatcttgtatgggacggagggagtataacaatTTAAGTAACTATCTCTTTGCAATGATGTCAATCATTATTATACTCGCTCCGTCCGTCATTAATTATCATAGGTTGATCTTccttgggttttaaaaaaatatagagaaaagtTAGTACTCCTTTTGTCCTactcaaaaaaaggaaaagaagagaGAGGGTTTAGGTGGAGTAGTTAAGTGgagtaaagtagagagaaaaaaaagtaattgaatattttaatgtggatagaaaaaagagaaagtttATTTCCAATATAGAAAATGGTCATCTTAACTGAGACAAAAAAAACGAAAGATGGTCATCTTAAATGGGTGGAAGTATATTATATGAAATATTcgtttttaattaaatgtgagtaaataaattaGTAGAACGTGGGGTCTACTACCAATAGTAATAAAGTGTTACAAGATTGGTGGACATACTGAAAAGTAAACTAGTGACAAGTATTGATAAACGCATGCAATAGTTAGTATTTGTTTCATTTTCCAACACTCTCCCTCAAACCTTCCAAAGTTCAATTTTTTATAGGGTTGCAATAGCCCTCGAGTTGGCCCAAATATACCACTGAGTgaatcatttttcatttttaattttagtccAAATATATTGTTGGATCGGTTATATTTAATTCACAGTTAGGTCGGTGATCCGTTCAGATAACATGATAGAAATTCAGATGATTTCACTCTAAAAACCAATTAGTAGTTAGATTTTGTCTCATTTGCCAACAGGTACACGGCTGCCTGCGGCGGCCACCGACCGAGCCGGGTGGAGGCGCTTTCGGCCTTTATATGGACCCAGTTCATTTCAGCCACGGGCATGAAACACGACCCGaataaaatatacatagtactcCAGACCATGAACCTACGGACCCGGGCCGACCCGCCTCTTTCTGAGCATCATTTCAGGGACATGCGCGGGTTTGCGACAGCGAGGCTAGAAGCTGGAGACGGCGGCATGGAGCTCCTGCGGAAGATGCGGGAAGCCGTGGAAGCCGTGGACAGCGGCTACGTGGCTCGGCTGAAGGATGGTGAGAAGCATTTGGAGTTCAGGAGCGAGATGTTTGCTCAACACACAAAGGGGGAGCTGGTGAGCTTCAACTTCACCAGCCTATGCGGGTTTCCGTCATACGAAGCTGATTTTGGAAACccgtttgggtcgggtttggcgGGTTCCCTTTCAAGAATTTGGTCATTTTTATGGATACCAAGAGTCAGGGTGGAATAGAGGCGTTGGTTAATTTGAAGAAACCAGATATGGAGAAATTCGAAGCTTATTTGAAGGAGTTGCAGAGTAATCTGTGAATGAACGTGATCACTATCGTCGTATAGTTGTACCATTCATCACTTTTCAATGCCAAATTATTATGTCACTCGACAACAACCATTTTATGAGATTGAATATGTCACGACAACCCTTTTTAAGGTTAATAAATTTGGGTGGTCGCAACTAAAGGTACTTTAAGAAAAGGAAAACAatctagggtttcaataaagagtatggccaaataattaatagggatattgacatctaatatcatgaaactttcaaaatGTTGGGTTTTTTCCACGTACTTTAAAATTGGCAAAAAATATCAAGAACTTTACCCCTGGTTTATTTTTTCCCACAAATGAAAAAATTCCcacaaataatattatgatacggagtatttttcataatttctcgacaacaattTTGAGAGGTTCAAGCTTTTCAATCTTTGaaaatagtttttcttgaagcacaccctccaaaattgttcttcaatctattaaaatAACCTGAATTCTTTCATTCGTGGGAAAAAACAAACccggggtaaagttcgtgatattattttccaattttaaagttcgtgggaaaaacccaaCGTTTTAAAAGTTTCGTGATATTAGATGCCAATATCcctaattaatattcaaatatcaTAGGGAAAATCAGAGTAATACTTAGCATTTAATCCAAAGTCGGTAGTTATCATCATTAATAATCCAAGAGTAAAAGATGTtcgtgttagggttttgtatactagaaatcacctttcgagtgattggatactgtaaaactctaattgttattttccaataaatgcatcagattattttttgtcataatgttgttatgttttacatttaatggttgtttattgcatatttaaatgtataagcaacgtaacaaagtctaagtctttgttttagtagactggttgtgggcgtcgtccaatttaaggtaacacggtcagttctaaacaaagaaaaataagaatttcacaacctagatagccctagactacctatcgcgaaaggttgcaatgtcagtccgattatttctaagccttattgaaataagatgacgttggtgtggtatagcactgaatgaatctaacagcaagacgagtctttatgctatctactgaaagacgaggtcttgataattaatttcttaatcaatgtacgttagcattgagcatacgatattgagtatctactactttgacttaccaaaggtgcgggtttttcgtcacccaacgatccaggtatattgggtagtggtgatcattatctagcggtgctaggattgctattacgttgaatcgtgcgcgaggagagtctcgtttgataacatccacaagaggagctcgaaacaaggttttattattcggaacctagctagttggagtttaattactctatgaataataaataagagtttatTGCTAaatccactcttggagaataaaatatgttaattaattaagttcatagcagacattaattaattaat
This window contains:
- the LOC121758263 gene encoding stemmadenine O-acetyltransferase-like codes for the protein MAVQVTYFRCGGVAVGIMLQHKIGDALSIFMFANAWSAAARGGGAPPLVFDAASYFPPREIPGYNPTSGILKEEIETRIFKFPALKIAVLQERYTAACGGHRPSRVEALSAFIWTQFISATGMKHDPNKIYIVLQTMNLRTRADPPLSEHHFRDMRGFATARLEAGDGGMELLRKMREAVEAVDSGYVARLKDGEKHLEFRSEMFAQHTKGELVSFNFTSLCGFPSYEADFGNPFGSGLAGSLSRIWSFLWIPRVRVE